The following DNA comes from Bacteroidota bacterium.
CTGAACAATGAATTTTGTCAAAACAAAAACTGCATCAATATCTTACAAATTATCCCAGCTTGCCTAATTTTTTGTATTCGTCCTGGAAATAGTATAGCTTTTTATCCGAATTTTGGATTTATGAATTATTCAGGTTAAGTCATGGGTGAAATAATAATATTATGAGAATAATAATTCTTGGTGCCGGGCTTGTCGGAGGCCCAATGGCTATCGATCTGGTTAAAGAAAAGGGATTTGATGTCAGCGTTGTTGATATCAGCAAAGAATCACTCGACAATCTGAAAAATTATAAGAGTATCCGGTGCATCTGTGATGATCTTTCACAACCGGCAAGAGTGAAGGAATTGGTAAGTGATCAGGATCTTGTTCTCTGCGCAGTGCCGGGACATATGGGATTCAGGACAGTAAGAGCCGTCATTGAAGCAGGGAAGGATGTTGTAGATATCTCTTTCTTTTCTGAGAATCCCTTTGATCTGGATGAGCTGGCAAGAGAAAAGGGGGTGACAGCCATCTGCGACATGGGCGTGGCACCAGGTATGAGCAATTTATTGGTAGGTTACGTCTGCGAAATGCTTGATCGTACAGATAAAGTAAGAATATACGTCGGAGGACTGCCAAAAGTCAGGGAGTGGCCATGGGAATATAAAGCAGTCTTTTCACCCATCGACGTCATCGAAGAATACACAAGACCTGCAAGACTTGTTGAAGACGGGAAAGTGGTTATCAAGCCTGCACTATCCGAATCCGAGCTCATCCATTTCCCGGATGCCGGAACATTGGAAGCCTTTAACAGCGATGGCCTCCGCACACTGATTTATACCATTAATGCTCCGGATATGGCTGAAAAGACTCTCCGTTATAAAGGCCATATAGAGAAGATCGCTGTGCTGAGGGATACTGGTTTTTTCAGCTCAGATAAGATAGATATTAACGGCACCAGAATATCACCCCTGGATTTAACAGCCAAGCTCCTTTTCCCAAAATGGAAGATGAAAAAAGGTGATGAAGATATCACCGTCTTAAAGATCATTACCGAGGGGATGAAGAACGGAAAGACATTGCGTTACATTTATGATCTTTACGATGAATATGACCGCCATACAGGTATCCATTCAATGGCAAGGACCACAGGATACACTGCGACAATGGCAATAAGAATGCTCGCAAAGGGAATGTACAAGCAAAAGGGATTTTCACCCCCTGAATATATCAGTAAAGATGAGGGATGTGTCAGGTTTATTATTAATGGACTCAAAGAGAGAGGGGTGATTTATAAGGAGTCAGTTATTGAACTAAAAATTAAAAGTGAAAATATTAAAAACACAGTGTAAAAATCAAAGATGGAATTCTACTTTAATGTAAAATAAAAAATCTGTTTCAGGAGCAAATTTTTTTTATTTTTGCACTCCATTTCGGCGA
Coding sequences within:
- a CDS encoding saccharopine dehydrogenase NADP-binding domain-containing protein — translated: MRIIILGAGLVGGPMAIDLVKEKGFDVSVVDISKESLDNLKNYKSIRCICDDLSQPARVKELVSDQDLVLCAVPGHMGFRTVRAVIEAGKDVVDISFFSENPFDLDELAREKGVTAICDMGVAPGMSNLLVGYVCEMLDRTDKVRIYVGGLPKVREWPWEYKAVFSPIDVIEEYTRPARLVEDGKVVIKPALSESELIHFPDAGTLEAFNSDGLRTLIYTINAPDMAEKTLRYKGHIEKIAVLRDTGFFSSDKIDINGTRISPLDLTAKLLFPKWKMKKGDEDITVLKIITEGMKNGKTLRYIYDLYDEYDRHTGIHSMARTTGYTATMAIRMLAKGMYKQKGFSPPEYISKDEGCVRFIINGLKERGVIYKESVIELKIKSENIKNTV